A region from the Populus trichocarpa isolate Nisqually-1 chromosome 18, P.trichocarpa_v4.1, whole genome shotgun sequence genome encodes:
- the LOC7462919 gene encoding homeobox-leucine zipper protein ATHB-8 isoform X2, with translation MMGVSSTCKDGSTRITMDNGKYVRYTPEQVEALERLYHECPKPTSTRRQQLIRECPILSHIEPKQIKVWFQNRRCREKQRKEASRLQAVNRKLTAMNKLLMEENDRLQKQVSQLVYENSYFRQQTQNATTLATTDTSCESVVTSGQHRLTPQHPPRDASPAGLLSIAEENLAQFLSKATGTAVEWVQMPGMKPGPDSIGIVAISHGCTGVAARACGLVGLEPTRVAEILKDRPSWFRDCRAVDVINAMSTANGGTIELLYMQLYAPTTLAPARDFLLLRYTSVLEDGSLVVCERSLNNTQNGPSMPPTQHFVRAEMLPSGYLIRPCEGGGSIIHIVDHMDLEPWSVPEVLRPLYESSTLLAQKTTMAALRHLRQISQEISQPNVTGWGRRPAALRALSQRLSKGFNEAVNGFADEGWSLLESDGIDDVTVLVNSSPTKTMGVNFSYDNGFPSMNNAVLCAKASMLLQNVPPAILLRFLREHRSEWADNGIDAYAASAIKAGPCSLPVSRAGNFGGQVILPLAHTIENEEFIEVIKLENMGYREDMLMPGDVFLLQLCSGVDENAVGTCAELIFAPIDASFSDDAPIIPSGFRIIPLDSGMDASSPNRTLDLASALEVGPAGNRASGDLSGRSGCTKSVMTIAFQFAFEMHLQENVASMARQYVRSIIASVQRVALALSPSHFGSHAGFWPPHGTPEAHTLARWICESYRCYLGVKLLKNEGSDSILKTLWHHSDALVCCSLKTLPVFTFSNQAGLDMLETTLVALQDITLEKIFDDNGRKTLCSEFPQIMQQGFMCLPGGICLSSMGRPVSYERAVAWKVLNEEESAHCICFMFMNWSFV, from the exons ATGATGGGTGTAAGCTCGACGTGTAAGGATGGAAGTACTAGGATAACAATGGACAACGGAAAGTACGTAAGGTACACACCAGAGCAAGTGGAAGCACTAGAAAGGCTTTACCATGAATGTCCTAAACCAACTTCTACGCGTCGCCAACAGTTGATCAGGGAATGCCCTATTCTTTCTCACATCGAGCCTAAGCAAATCAAAGTCTGGTTCCAAAATCGAAG ATGTAGAGAGAAGCAGAGGAAAGAGGCATCGCGGCTGCAAGCTGTGAATAGGAAATTGACGGCAATGAATAAGTTGTTAATGGAGGAGAACGATAGGTTGCAAAAGCAGGTGTCACAGCTGGTGTATGAGAATAGTTACTTCCGCCAGCAGACACAAAAT GCTACAACCCTTGCCACCACAGACACAAGTTGTGAATCCGTGGTGACCAGTGGTCAGCACCGCTTGACTCCTCAGCATCCACCAAGGGATGCCAGCCCTGCAGG ACTTTTGTCCATTGCGGAGGAGAATTTAGCACAGTTTCTTTCGAAGGCCACAGGAACTGCCGTCGAGTGGGTCCAAATGCCTGGGATGAAG CCTGGTCCGGATTCCATTGGAATCGTTGCTATTTCTCATGGTTGCACTGGTGTGGCAGCACGTGCATGCGGCCTTGTGGGTCTAGAACCGACAAGA GTTGCTGAAATCCTTAAGGATCGGCCATCATGGTTTCGTGATTGCCGAGCTGTGGATGTTATCAATGCGATGTCCACTGCAAATGGTGGAACTATTGAACTGCTTTATATGCAG CTCTATGCGCCTACAACTTTGGCACCAGCTCGTGACTTCTTGTTACTGCGCTACACATCTGTTTTGGAGGATGGTAGTCTTGTG GTCTGTGAGAGATCACTAAACAACACTCAAAATGGTCCAAGTATGCCACCCACTCAGCATTTTGTGAGAGCAGAAATGTTGCCTAGCGGGTATCTTATCAGACCATGTGAAGGAGGTGGATCAATTATTCATATAGTTGATCATATGGACTTGGAG CCCTGGAGTGTTCCTGAAGTGTTGCGCCCACTTTATGAGTCATCGACGTTGCTTGCCCAGAAGACAACAATGGCG GCTTTACGCCATTTGAGGCAGATTTCTCAAGAAATTTCCCAGCCAAATGTCACTGGTTGGGGAAGAAGACCTGCAGCTCTACGTGCACTAAGTCAAAGACTGAGCAA GGGCTTCAATGAAGCTGTTAATGGATTTGCTGATGAGGGATGGTCTTTGTTGGAAAGTGATGGCATTGATGATGTAACAGTTCTTGTAAACTCTTCTCCTACCAAAACGATGGGAGTAAATTTTTCGTATGACAATGGATTTCCATCCATGAACAACGCAGTGCTTTGTGCAAAAGCATCCATGTTATTACAG AACGTGCCTCCAGCAATACTTCTCAGATTCTTGCGTGAACATCGATCAGAATGGGCAGACAATGGAATTGATGCTTATGCAGCTTCGGCCATTAAAGCTGGTCCTTGCAGCTTGCCAGTGTCTCGAGCTGGAAATTTTGGGGGTCAAGTTATCCTCCCCCTGGCTCACACAATTGAGAATGAAGAG TTTATAGAGGTCATTAAGCTTGAAAATATGGGCTATCGGGAGGACATGCTCATGCCGGGTGATGTTTTCCTGTTACAA CTTTGTAGTGGCGTGGATGAGAATGCTGTTGGCACTTGCGCAGAACTCATCTTTGCCCCAATTGATGCGTCCTTTTCTGATGATGCTCCAATTATTCCTTCTGGTTTCCGCATAATTCCTCTTGATTCTGGGATG GATGCGTCGAGTCCAAACCGCACACTTGACCTTGCATCTGCTCTGGAGGTTGGACCTGCTGGAAACAGAGCATCAGGTGATCTTTCAGGCCGCAGTGGGTGCACAAAATCAGTAATGACGATAGCATTCCAATTTGCATTTGAGATGCACCTTCAAGAGAATGTAGCATCCATGGCTCGGCAGTATGTTCGTAGTATCATAGCTTCTGTTCAGCGGGTAGCATTAGCGCTCTCCCCTTCTCATTTTGGTTCTCATGCTGGTTTTTGGCCACCACATGGAACCCCTGAAGCGCACACACTTGCTCGTTGGATATGCGAAAGCTACAGGTG CTATCTAGGTGTGAAACTGCTTAAAAATGAAGGAAGTGATTCTATTCTTAAAACACTCTGGCATCACTCTGATGCACTAGTGTGCTGCTCTTTGAAG ACTCTGCCGGTTTTCACATTTTCAAATCAGGCTGGACTTGACATGCTTGAGACAACTTTGGTTGCTCTTCAAGACATCACTTTGGAAAAGATATTTGATGATAATGGAAGGAAAACATTGTGCTCAGAGTTCCCACAAATAATGCAGCAG GGTTTTATGTGCCTTCCAGGTGGTATCTGCCTGTCAAGTATGGGAAGGCCAGTCTCCTATGAGAGAGCAGTGGCATGGAAGGTATTGAACGAAGAAGAAAGCGCTCACTGCATTTGCTTCATGTTCATGAACTGGTCTTTTGTGTGA
- the LOC7462919 gene encoding homeobox-leucine zipper protein ATHB-8 isoform X1 — MMGVSSTCKDGSTRITMDNGKYVRYTPEQVEALERLYHECPKPTSTRRQQLIRECPILSHIEPKQIKVWFQNRRCREKQRKEASRLQAVNRKLTAMNKLLMEENDRLQKQVSQLVYENSYFRQQTQNATTLATTDTSCESVVTSGQHRLTPQHPPRDASPAGLLSIAEENLAQFLSKATGTAVEWVQMPGMKPGPDSIGIVAISHGCTGVAARACGLVGLEPTRVAEILKDRPSWFRDCRAVDVINAMSTANGGTIELLYMQLYAPTTLAPARDFLLLRYTSVLEDGSLVVCERSLNNTQNGPSMPPTQHFVRAEMLPSGYLIRPCEGGGSIIHIVDHMDLEPWSVPEVLRPLYESSTLLAQKTTMAALRHLRQISQEISQPNVTGWGRRPAALRALSQRLSKGFNEAVNGFADEGWSLLESDGIDDVTVLVNSSPTKTMGVNFSYDNGFPSMNNAVLCAKASMLLQNVPPAILLRFLREHRSEWADNGIDAYAASAIKAGPCSLPVSRAGNFGGQVILPLAHTIENEEFIEVIKLENMGYREDMLMPGDVFLLQLCSGVDENAVGTCAELIFAPIDASFSDDAPIIPSGFRIIPLDSGMDASSPNRTLDLASALEVGPAGNRASGDLSGRSGCTKSVMTIAFQFAFEMHLQENVASMARQYVRSIIASVQRVALALSPSHFGSHAGFWPPHGTPEAHTLARWICESYRIYLGVKLLKNEGSDSILKTLWHHSDALVCCSLKTLPVFTFSNQAGLDMLETTLVALQDITLEKIFDDNGRKTLCSEFPQIMQQGFMCLPGGICLSSMGRPVSYERAVAWKVLNEEESAHCICFMFMNWSFV, encoded by the exons ATGATGGGTGTAAGCTCGACGTGTAAGGATGGAAGTACTAGGATAACAATGGACAACGGAAAGTACGTAAGGTACACACCAGAGCAAGTGGAAGCACTAGAAAGGCTTTACCATGAATGTCCTAAACCAACTTCTACGCGTCGCCAACAGTTGATCAGGGAATGCCCTATTCTTTCTCACATCGAGCCTAAGCAAATCAAAGTCTGGTTCCAAAATCGAAG ATGTAGAGAGAAGCAGAGGAAAGAGGCATCGCGGCTGCAAGCTGTGAATAGGAAATTGACGGCAATGAATAAGTTGTTAATGGAGGAGAACGATAGGTTGCAAAAGCAGGTGTCACAGCTGGTGTATGAGAATAGTTACTTCCGCCAGCAGACACAAAAT GCTACAACCCTTGCCACCACAGACACAAGTTGTGAATCCGTGGTGACCAGTGGTCAGCACCGCTTGACTCCTCAGCATCCACCAAGGGATGCCAGCCCTGCAGG ACTTTTGTCCATTGCGGAGGAGAATTTAGCACAGTTTCTTTCGAAGGCCACAGGAACTGCCGTCGAGTGGGTCCAAATGCCTGGGATGAAG CCTGGTCCGGATTCCATTGGAATCGTTGCTATTTCTCATGGTTGCACTGGTGTGGCAGCACGTGCATGCGGCCTTGTGGGTCTAGAACCGACAAGA GTTGCTGAAATCCTTAAGGATCGGCCATCATGGTTTCGTGATTGCCGAGCTGTGGATGTTATCAATGCGATGTCCACTGCAAATGGTGGAACTATTGAACTGCTTTATATGCAG CTCTATGCGCCTACAACTTTGGCACCAGCTCGTGACTTCTTGTTACTGCGCTACACATCTGTTTTGGAGGATGGTAGTCTTGTG GTCTGTGAGAGATCACTAAACAACACTCAAAATGGTCCAAGTATGCCACCCACTCAGCATTTTGTGAGAGCAGAAATGTTGCCTAGCGGGTATCTTATCAGACCATGTGAAGGAGGTGGATCAATTATTCATATAGTTGATCATATGGACTTGGAG CCCTGGAGTGTTCCTGAAGTGTTGCGCCCACTTTATGAGTCATCGACGTTGCTTGCCCAGAAGACAACAATGGCG GCTTTACGCCATTTGAGGCAGATTTCTCAAGAAATTTCCCAGCCAAATGTCACTGGTTGGGGAAGAAGACCTGCAGCTCTACGTGCACTAAGTCAAAGACTGAGCAA GGGCTTCAATGAAGCTGTTAATGGATTTGCTGATGAGGGATGGTCTTTGTTGGAAAGTGATGGCATTGATGATGTAACAGTTCTTGTAAACTCTTCTCCTACCAAAACGATGGGAGTAAATTTTTCGTATGACAATGGATTTCCATCCATGAACAACGCAGTGCTTTGTGCAAAAGCATCCATGTTATTACAG AACGTGCCTCCAGCAATACTTCTCAGATTCTTGCGTGAACATCGATCAGAATGGGCAGACAATGGAATTGATGCTTATGCAGCTTCGGCCATTAAAGCTGGTCCTTGCAGCTTGCCAGTGTCTCGAGCTGGAAATTTTGGGGGTCAAGTTATCCTCCCCCTGGCTCACACAATTGAGAATGAAGAG TTTATAGAGGTCATTAAGCTTGAAAATATGGGCTATCGGGAGGACATGCTCATGCCGGGTGATGTTTTCCTGTTACAA CTTTGTAGTGGCGTGGATGAGAATGCTGTTGGCACTTGCGCAGAACTCATCTTTGCCCCAATTGATGCGTCCTTTTCTGATGATGCTCCAATTATTCCTTCTGGTTTCCGCATAATTCCTCTTGATTCTGGGATG GATGCGTCGAGTCCAAACCGCACACTTGACCTTGCATCTGCTCTGGAGGTTGGACCTGCTGGAAACAGAGCATCAGGTGATCTTTCAGGCCGCAGTGGGTGCACAAAATCAGTAATGACGATAGCATTCCAATTTGCATTTGAGATGCACCTTCAAGAGAATGTAGCATCCATGGCTCGGCAGTATGTTCGTAGTATCATAGCTTCTGTTCAGCGGGTAGCATTAGCGCTCTCCCCTTCTCATTTTGGTTCTCATGCTGGTTTTTGGCCACCACATGGAACCCCTGAAGCGCACACACTTGCTCGTTGGATATGCGAAAGCTACAG GATCTATCTAGGTGTGAAACTGCTTAAAAATGAAGGAAGTGATTCTATTCTTAAAACACTCTGGCATCACTCTGATGCACTAGTGTGCTGCTCTTTGAAG ACTCTGCCGGTTTTCACATTTTCAAATCAGGCTGGACTTGACATGCTTGAGACAACTTTGGTTGCTCTTCAAGACATCACTTTGGAAAAGATATTTGATGATAATGGAAGGAAAACATTGTGCTCAGAGTTCCCACAAATAATGCAGCAG GGTTTTATGTGCCTTCCAGGTGGTATCTGCCTGTCAAGTATGGGAAGGCCAGTCTCCTATGAGAGAGCAGTGGCATGGAAGGTATTGAACGAAGAAGAAAGCGCTCACTGCATTTGCTTCATGTTCATGAACTGGTCTTTTGTGTGA